The Pigmentiphaga aceris DNA segment GCGTCATCACGAAACCCTGGCCCGCGCCCACGATCACCAGCACCGGAATCAGCCACCAGGGGTCAAGCGCCGCGCCAGCAAGGGCCACCTGGGCGACCAGCCCGCACAGCGCCAACGCATAGACCAGCGCCCCCGCTGCGATCGCGCGCGTGCCCCACTTTGCCACCCAGCGCGGTGCCGCAAGCGAAGCAAGCACAAAGCCGACACTGCAAGGCGCGAACAGACTGCCAGCGGTGAACGGATCCAGGCCCAGGCCAGATTGTGCGAGCAAGGCAAAGCACAGGAAAAAGGAACTGGAGGTGGAATAGATCACCAGCACCAGCAGCCCACCCAACGCAAAATGCCGCTGGCCAAGCAGGCGCATGTCCACCAGGGGCTGCTGCCCACCACGTCGACGCGCTTCCTGATGGCGATAAAAGCCCGCCAGCAACATCAGAGCTGCCGCCAATGACAGCAGGCTCCAGGCCGGCCAGCCTTGGGCCGGGCCTTCGATCAGCGGCACCAGCAGCAAGCCCAGCCCGCCGCTGACCAAGGCCACGCCGAGCCAGTCCAGCGTCGGGCGCTCGGCGGCCCGAGATTCCGGGATGAAGCGCGCGGCAACCATCGCCAGCAAGCCCACGGGCACGTTGATCAGAAAAATGCTGCGCCATCCGCTGCCGAACAGATCCGCATGCACCAGCCAGCCACCCAGCACTTGCCCGGCAATAGCTGCCAGACCAAGCGTCATGCCAAGCAGTCCGAAGGCACGACGGCTGTCGTCGCCGGAAAAACCGACCCGGATCGCGGCGTAGACCTGGGGGAACAACAACGCTGCCGCCAGTCCTTGCAATACCCGCGCAGCGATCAAGAAGCCGGCATCGGGGGCGAATCCGCACAAGGCAGAGGCCAGCGTAAAACCTGCCATGCCCCACACAAACAGCCGCCGCCTACCGAACAGGTCACCCAGCCGGCCGCCCGTGATCAGCATGACGCCAAACGCCAGCTCGTAACCCGCGACGATGAAGCCGATCTGCGCAAAGCTCGCACTCAAGCCCGCCTGCATGCTTGGGATGGCCACGTTGACGACAAAGAGATCGAAGATGGTGACGAAGCCTGCAAGCAGCAGCGCGGACAGGCCAAGCCACGGTGCGGGTGATGCGGTGTTGTTGGCGCTGCTTGCCGAGCCAGATGCTGGCGAGGGTACGGCGTGTTTGCTGAGTGAATCATTAGCCAGGCAATGTGCCGCGTCGGTATCCGACGTCCAGTTTTCTGCCCGATCTTGCCCCCCTTCACCACGTATTTTTGAATTCATCTTGCCCGCCCGGATTGATCAGGCGAGCATTCTCGAACCCCTTCCAGGCAATTACAATTTAACTACTTATGCTATTACTCAAGACAACAGGCTAGTCATGCGCACCCTTGAACGCACCCGTGATGACCTGGCCGCATTCCTGCGCACCCGCCGTGAACGGTTGTCACCGGCCGACGTCGGCCTGCCCAGCAGCGCCCGCCGACGCACCCCCGGCCTGCGCCGCGAAGAAGTCGCCGCACTCGCAGGTGTGGGACTGACCTGGTACACCTGGTTGGAACAGGGCCGCGACATTGGCGTGTCAGCAAACTTTCTGGACAGCCTGTCGCGTGTGTTGAAGTTGGACGCATCCGAGCGCAGGCACTTATTTCTGCTGGCCCACGCGCGTCCACCAGTTGAACCCGGCAAGACTTGGTGCGTGCTCCCGCCCTTGGTGCGCCGCTTGGTGCACGATCTCAGCCCGCATGCCGCTTATGTGCTGAACCTGCGCTGGGACGTGCTGGGGTTCAACCAACCGGCAGACGCGCTATTCGGCTTTGGTGCGCATGCGCCCGAGCGTCGCAATCTGCTGTGGCTGCTGTTCACCGATCCCGCGCTGCATGCGCGTTACGTGGATTGGGACGAACAAGCACCGCAAATTCTATCCAGTTTCCGCCGTGATTACGCGCGGGCCACGCAGGAGTCCGATATCCAGGACTTGGTACAGCAATTGGAAAAAGTGTCGCCTGATTTCAAGCGCTGGTGGCGTCAGCATGATGTGCACGCGGCATGCAGCGGGTCACGAATGCTGCGGGTGGATGGCGAAAACACGGTGTTCGAACATACCTCGCTCACCATCGATGAAAACCGGCATCTGCGAATGGTGGTGTATGCGCGGCAGGAAACGAGTGTGCAGCCAGCGGGCTGATGCCTGCGGCGATCGGCGCAACAACGGATGCCATCCGCCTGGGTCGACTTCTTGGCAGACGCGATGTCGCCGATGAAATCCAACTAGCGCCCAGCAGGCTCGACAGCAGCGTCCTTGAACACCCGCGCGCAAAGAAAATCCACAAAGGCCCGCACCTTTGGTGATGGGTGCTTGCTTGCCGGCCACAGCACGTGGAACACGCCGCTGCGCTGCACATGATCGACAAGAATGGATTGCAAGGTGCCATTGGCCAGTTGCTCGCGAATCGAGAAGTCCGGCAGGTACGCAATCCCCAGGCCACGCAACGCAAAACACACCCGCGTCTCGATGTTGTTGCAGATCATCGAGATTGGAATGTGCAGTTCAGGTGCCCCAGGTGCCTGTTGCAGCGCCCAGGTTTCCAATTTTCCCGTGGCGGGAAAGCGGTAGTGCAGACAGGTGTGCTGCGTCAGATCGGCAGGGGTAAGCGGCATGCCCCGCTGCGCCAGATAGTCTGGCGACGCCACCAGCATCGACCGGAATCCGCCCAGGCTGCGCGCCGTCAGGCGGGAATCATTCGGCGTGCCGGTGCGCACCACCGCGTCAAAGCCCTCTTCGATCACGTCAACCAGGCGGTCGCTGAAATCCAGATCCAGTTCGATCTCGGGGTAGGCGCGCATGAAGTCGGCCAGCACTGGAAGCATCAATGAGCTGACCAGCGGGAAACTCAGACGCAAGCGTCCGCGTGGTGCGCCGCTGGCCTGCGACAGTTCAAGTTCGGCGGCTTCGATCTCGGCCAGAATGCGCCGGCTGCGCTCCAGAAACAGCGTGCCTTCGGCGGTCAGCGTGACGCTGCGTGTGCTGCGATGAAACAGGCGCACGCCCAGCTTTTCTTCCAGGCGTGCCACAGACTTGCCCACGGCAGACGCTGACACCCCCAGCAAGCGGCCGGCGGCAACAAAGCTGCGCGTCTCGGCCACCTGCACAAACACTACAAAGCCATTCAGGCTGTCCATGATCGATCCTATTGCGGACACAAATGTCCGCATAACCAGGAACAGTAGCCCACTTTTTCTTTAATCGCAGGTTTTCTATCGTCACGGTCTTGCCAACTAACCATATTTGATCCATGACCACCCCATCGCTTCGTCCTGCTGGAGCACACCCTTTGCTCGGTGCACAGCGCGCTGCAACCAATCGGCTCTGGGCGCAAACATGAGCGGGGCATCTTCACCAATGCGTGCCATTGCGTTTCGCAAACATTCGAAGGCGACAGCGCCCGATTGTCTGACCGACATCGATGCCATCCGTCCTGTTCCCGGCCCACATGATCTGCTGGTGTCGGTGCGCGCGGTGTCGGTCAATCCGGTCGACACCAAAATTCGCGCAGGCTTGGTCGCAGCACCGGAAAACGTCACGTCACTGGGCTGGGACGCCGCTGGCATCGTGGAAGCTGTGGGCCAAGCCGTGACGCTATTCAAACCCGGGCAGGCCGTCTACTACGCTGGAAGCTTCGATCGCAGCGGCAGCAACGCGCAGTTCCATTTGGTGGACGAGCGAATTGTCGGCCACAAACCCCGCACACTTGGCTTTGCACAAGCAGCGGCGCTACCGCTGACCTCGCTGACGGCGTGGCAGTTGCTGTTCGACCGTCTGGGCGAGCAGCCCAACAAACGCCTGGGCGCGGAGAGTCTGCTGGTGTTGGGTGGGGCTGGCGGCGTCGGATCCATGCTGATCCAGCTTGCCAGAAGGCTGACCGGCCTGACGGTGATTGCCACCGCATCGCGCCAGCAAAGCCGCGACTGGTGTATGGCGCTGGGCGCACATCACGTGATCGATCACAGGCAAGCCCTGGTCGACCAGCTTGACGCACTGTCGGTACCCCCGGTAACCCGCATTGCCGCCTTGTCGAATACCGCCAGTCACTTGTCTGAATTGGCGACCGTGATCTCGCCACAAGGCCGGCTTGCGATCATCGACGACCACGACTCACTGGACATCGTGCCCTTCAAGTCCAAAAGCGTGTCGGTGCATTGGGAAATGGTCTTCACCCGTCCGCTCTTCGGCACCAAAGACATGATCGCGCAGCATCACATCTTGAATGAGGTGGCAGCGCTGGTCGATGACGGTGTGTTGCGCGGCACAGCCACGCAGGTGCTGTATCCGCTGAATGCCGAAAATCTGATCCAGGCCCATCGGCTGGTGGAAGCAGGCGGACTGACAGGCAAGGTGGTGGTCGCTATGTCCCGAGCCGATTCCACGGCTGACACCAACACCCTTGCCACCCCTGAAGACCAGCAGGCTCACTCATGACACACACTTCCGACAAGCGCCTGCCGCTGGGTTCCTTGCTGGCCCTGGCCATGGGCGCTTTCATCACCATCCTGACCGAAGCGCTGCCAGCCGGACTGCTGCCGCAGATGGCGCAGAGCCTTGGCGTATCGGAAGCCTGGGTGGGCCAGACCATCACGATCTACGCTGTTGGTTCTCTGGTGGCCGCGATTCCCTTGACCATTGCCACGCAGGGCGCGCGTCGCCGCCCGCTGCTGCTGGCCGCCATCGTGGGTTTTGTGATTGCCAACACCGTGACCGCGCTGTCGGGCAATTATCTGCTGACCATGGTGGCGCGCTTTCTGGCGGGGGTATCAGCCGGATTGCTGTGGGCGCTGCTGGCGGGCTACGCCGCGCGCATGGTGCCCGAGCACCAGCGTGGGCGCGCAATCGCCGTTGCCATGGTCGGCGCACCGCTGGCTTTCTCGCTCGGCGTGCCTGCCGGCACGTATCTGGGCAACCTGATGGGCTGGCGTTTGTGCTTCGGCGTCATGAGCATGCTGGCACTGCTGCTGGTGATATGGGTACGCGCCAAGGTGCCTGACTTCGCCGGCCAAGCCGCAGGCAGACAGCTGTCACTGCGCCAGGTGTTCACCATGCCGGGCGTGCGTCCGGTGCTGACCGTCGTGCTGGCTTATGTGCTGGCCCACAATATTCTCTACACCTACATCGCCCCCTTCCTGGTCACCGCCAACATGGTCGAACGTACCGACCTGGTGTTGCTGGTGTTTGGCGTGACATCACTGTTGGGCATCTGGGTAGTGGGCGCATTGATCGACCGCCATCTGCGGGTCATGACGCTTGTCAGCACCGTGTTGTTCGGGCTGTCTGCCGTCGCGCTGGGTATGGCGGCCAACAACGCTGCCGTGGTGTACGCGGCGGTTGCGGCCTGGGGTCTGGCCTTTGGTGGGGTGCCAAC contains these protein-coding regions:
- a CDS encoding helix-turn-helix transcriptional regulator, giving the protein MRTLERTRDDLAAFLRTRRERLSPADVGLPSSARRRTPGLRREEVAALAGVGLTWYTWLEQGRDIGVSANFLDSLSRVLKLDASERRHLFLLAHARPPVEPGKTWCVLPPLVRRLVHDLSPHAAYVLNLRWDVLGFNQPADALFGFGAHAPERRNLLWLLFTDPALHARYVDWDEQAPQILSSFRRDYARATQESDIQDLVQQLEKVSPDFKRWWRQHDVHAACSGSRMLRVDGENTVFEHTSLTIDENRHLRMVVYARQETSVQPAG
- a CDS encoding LysR family transcriptional regulator — protein: MDSLNGFVVFVQVAETRSFVAAGRLLGVSASAVGKSVARLEEKLGVRLFHRSTRSVTLTAEGTLFLERSRRILAEIEAAELELSQASGAPRGRLRLSFPLVSSLMLPVLADFMRAYPEIELDLDFSDRLVDVIEEGFDAVVRTGTPNDSRLTARSLGGFRSMLVASPDYLAQRGMPLTPADLTQHTCLHYRFPATGKLETWALQQAPGAPELHIPISMICNNIETRVCFALRGLGIAYLPDFSIREQLANGTLQSILVDHVQRSGVFHVLWPASKHPSPKVRAFVDFLCARVFKDAAVEPAGR
- a CDS encoding MFS transporter encodes the protein MTHTSDKRLPLGSLLALAMGAFITILTEALPAGLLPQMAQSLGVSEAWVGQTITIYAVGSLVAAIPLTIATQGARRRPLLLAAIVGFVIANTVTALSGNYLLTMVARFLAGVSAGLLWALLAGYAARMVPEHQRGRAIAVAMVGAPLAFSLGVPAGTYLGNLMGWRLCFGVMSMLALLLVIWVRAKVPDFAGQAAGRQLSLRQVFTMPGVRPVLTVVLAYVLAHNILYTYIAPFLVTANMVERTDLVLLVFGVTSLLGIWVVGALIDRHLRVMTLVSTVLFGLSAVALGMAANNAAVVYAAVAAWGLAFGGVPTLFQTALANTAGDAADVAQSMLVTAWNLAIAGGGVVGGLLLAQFGGWAFPPAVLALLLVTLLVAGLAKQHGFPASHA
- a CDS encoding zinc-binding alcohol dehydrogenase family protein; this encodes MRAIAFRKHSKATAPDCLTDIDAIRPVPGPHDLLVSVRAVSVNPVDTKIRAGLVAAPENVTSLGWDAAGIVEAVGQAVTLFKPGQAVYYAGSFDRSGSNAQFHLVDERIVGHKPRTLGFAQAAALPLTSLTAWQLLFDRLGEQPNKRLGAESLLVLGGAGGVGSMLIQLARRLTGLTVIATASRQQSRDWCMALGAHHVIDHRQALVDQLDALSVPPVTRIAALSNTASHLSELATVISPQGRLAIIDDHDSLDIVPFKSKSVSVHWEMVFTRPLFGTKDMIAQHHILNEVAALVDDGVLRGTATQVLYPLNAENLIQAHRLVEAGGLTGKVVVAMSRADSTADTNTLATPEDQQAHS
- a CDS encoding MFS transporter — its product is MNSKIRGEGGQDRAENWTSDTDAAHCLANDSLSKHAVPSPASGSASSANNTASPAPWLGLSALLLAGFVTIFDLFVVNVAIPSMQAGLSASFAQIGFIVAGYELAFGVMLITGGRLGDLFGRRRLFVWGMAGFTLASALCGFAPDAGFLIAARVLQGLAAALLFPQVYAAIRVGFSGDDSRRAFGLLGMTLGLAAIAGQVLGGWLVHADLFGSGWRSIFLINVPVGLLAMVAARFIPESRAAERPTLDWLGVALVSGGLGLLLVPLIEGPAQGWPAWSLLSLAAALMLLAGFYRHQEARRRGGQQPLVDMRLLGQRHFALGGLLVLVIYSTSSSFFLCFALLAQSGLGLDPFTAGSLFAPCSVGFVLASLAAPRWVAKWGTRAIAAGALVYALALCGLVAQVALAGAALDPWWLIPVLVIVGAGQGFVMTPLLNLVLAGVDARQAGMAAGVISTLQQVGAALGVAVVGMLFSAAAGEGTSGAAHYATAFVAGMRWNLVAAGLAVGVLVVLTRTERA